TCGGGGGTAAACTGTATGCGACTGTACTGCATGCCCATGGTTCTGGCTAAGGTGTTTATCATCAAAGTTTTTGCTAAGCCGGGAACGCCTACTAACAAAACGTGTCCTTTAGAGAATATGGCAATAAGCAGTTTTTTTATAACATCGTGTTGACCTATTATTATCTTATTAATTTCGTTGTGTAGCTGAGTATATTTTTGTTGCAAGTCTTTAATTGCTTCCGTGTCTTTTTGCATCTTGTGTGTAGTTAAAGATTTTTTATTGTTTTACGTTCCAATTATATTTTAGTTTACAGTCTTTGTATCTGTCGCCTATTTTTATGTAAGCGTTTTTGCTATTTGCTTGAACCCATTTGGCTATGGCTTTTCCCTTTTTTTCTTCAAGAGCCCATTGCTGTATTATGTTAAAGTCGGTATCAAGGCTTGCTTTGTGAGGCTCGGTTCTGCTGACTAAATATAGCAACCTGAAAGCTGAGGTTCCGTCTTCGGTATAATATTGTACGCTGTTTGAAATTTCGCCTACGTTTAATTTATCGACTACGAAGAACATTTTTGGGTCAAATTCTTCGGCAGAAAGCAAAGTGTTTCCCGTATATTGACTTTGAATATATCCGCCATTGACTTTGCCAGGGTCGTCGCTAAATTTTAATACCGCATCTTTAAAAGGAATTTCGTCGTTACGAACAAGTTCAGCTATGCTGTCCAATTCTCTGGCTGCTTCAATTAGTGCCACGGGGTTTACCTTAGGTATTATTAAAATGTGTCTTACGTTCACTTCGTCTTTTTTCTTTTCTATAAGTTGAATAAGATGGTAGCCGAATTTTGTTTTGATGATATCAGAAATGTCATCTTTATTTTTCAGTCCGAATGAAGCTGTTTCAAATTCCGGAGCCATAATTCCCTTTGTAAAAAAGCCCAGTTCTCCACCTTTGGTAGCTGAACCTTGGTCTTCGGAGTAGAGTACTGCCAATGTTGAGAATTTTTCACCTTTTAGTATTCTCTCTTTTATGTCTTCTAATTTTTTACGGGCTTCTTGTTGTTCTTCTATCCCAATTTTTGGTGTTTTTACGATTTGAGCAATTTCGTACAAGCTAGGAATGAGTGGAATACTATCGGCGGGTAGGTTATAGAAAAATTTTTGTGCATCTTTTGGCGATGCTTTAATACCGCTTGTTATTTGTCCTTCAATGGTTTGAGCAAGAATTTCTAATCGAAGCGGTTCGCGTAGTTCATTTTTGAACTCAATTACCGATTTGTCGTAAAATTCTTCTAATTTTTGTTGAGAACCAAACTGTTGAATATAATATCTTAAACGTCTGTCTAATTCGCTTTCAACCTGATCGTCGGTAACTTGCACGCTATCTATTTCGCCATAATTAATGTACAATTTCTGAAGCAAAAGTTTTTCAAAAATATCACACTCATTTACTTTTTCGCCGTAGGCTTGAACTTGCAGTTTGTTTGTTTCAACATCCGACCAATAAACGGGATATTTTCCAACCAAACCTACAATTTCATCAATCACGACATGCTCTTGAGCCGTTGCCTTACTGAAATTGAGGGCAAGTATATTTATTACCGAAAGTAGTACTATCAGTATGCTATTACTTTTTGATATAAATTTCATAGTCGTTTTGTTTTGCTGCGTTATCGTTTAGTGTTCTGTACAGACTGCTAACAAAGTCGGCTTTGCGTTTTTTAATTATTATGGTTGCAATTTTATCTTTAACCAATTCAATGGGACTTTGTTCTCCAGCCTGTTTATATTCATCAATAATAATGAAATACGTATTTGTATTATTACTTATTGTATAGGTGTTTTTTTTGGGAAGTATGTTTACGGTTCTTTTAGGATTTGTTTCTATTGAATTGACAAACTCCTTTATTTTCAATACATTTGTCCACGTGTCGTTATGAATAGAAATGTTGATATCGTTTTTTACACAAAGCTCGTTTAGTACAAAGCGGTCGTCTTCTTTTGATGAATTAACGTATTTTTTTATTTTGCTCAGCAAATGGTGTTTGTTGTTTATAGTAATTAAGTTGACCTTAGCGTAATCTTCGTTCAGAATGAAGTCGTCTTTGTTATCGTTGTAGTAGTTTTCAATTTCACTAACGGTTATGTTGGTATCAACCTTACTATTAATGACGTTGGTCTGATAGTAATATATTATCAACGAATTTCTGTATTCGGCTACTTTACTATCAATTTCGGCAAAATCAATATCCTTGTCGTTGGCAGCTTCGTGCAGAATAAGCTTTTTATTAACCCAATTATTTATGTAACTGCGTATTATCTCAATGCTATCGTTTGTGGGAGTGTTTTTTTGAACAACACCTTGCAAATCATCTATATACAAATAGCTATCGAGAACACGAGCAACTTTAACAGGTGCATCAATGATTTCTTCTTGCTGTTTTGGTTTGCACGATGATGCCAACACTACGATTGCAAAAATGAAAATAGCATAAATAATTTTCGGATGTTTCAATTGCATTTGCTATTACTTATTAATCAGATTATTTACAGCTGCAGTGTTTATTTTTACTGAGTATTTTTTTCTTAAACTCTCAATCCAAGCATTATCCAAATATTCTTGATATTCGGAAATTATAACTCCCCTTATGTTTTTAAGCTCTTGCGGTTGGGCAGGCAAAATATCGGTAACATCAATAATGTGGTATTCGTTGTTTTTAATTGTAGCAGATACGCTAACACCTTTTTCCCATTTAACGTTGTTCCACTTATCTAAATCGTTTTTGCCGATAATAATTTGTTTTACAGTCAGTTGTGTGCTGTCTAATGACTGTTTTTTCAAGATTTCATTACAGCTTAAACCCTTTTTAACGTCATTTTCTATGGATTTCAGAAGTTTATTATTGCCTTTAAGAGTGTACAAATTGGCTTGCAATCTTTCGTCTAACATATAATTATTGCAAACGGTTTTGTAGTAGTTTTCGAGTCCTATCGTATCTTCAATTGCTTTATTCCAAACCATTTTGTCGGTGAGGTTAAACAACAATATTCCGTCTTTGTACTCATCTATAAGATTTTTAAAGTTAGGATGGTCATCTTCTATGTGCATATCAGCATAACTTATTACTTCTTTTTTCATCCAATTGTCGTAAACATTTTTTACATAAAATGGGATATAAGTCGGAGCCGACATTCTTTGCGTGTAAGCTAATTGGTTGACTAAATCTTCCTGAGTGTAGACTTTATCGCCTATTGTAAAAACAACTTTATTTAAACCTTCGGCTTCCGATGGTTTCCATGAAGAAGTAAAAATCGAGTCGGTAACTCTTGTAGCAACTTCTTCGACGTTGTTTAAGTTTTCGGTAAATTTATGTTTTGCTTTAACTTTTTCGACAAATGCATCAATTATTACGCTCATTCTATCGCTGTCAACCATTTTTTTTCTAATTCTTTCAACTTCATCTTCGTATGAGCCTTGTTTTTGTGTGTCGATTAGTTTAATAATATGCCATCCCACTTGTGTTTCAAAGGGTTTTGAGTATTGGTTTTGTTTAAGAGTGTGAATGTTCTCGATAATTTGAGGCATAAGTTTATGCACAGGATACCAAGGCAATAAGCCACCATCATCTTTGGTGGTTTTATCGTCGGAGTAGAGTTTAGCGACTTCGCCGAAAGACTTTCCACTCTCCAACAAATTGTAAGCATCGTTAGCTTTTTTCTTATTTTGTTCGGGATCCGAATTTTCGGTTTTAATAATTATTATATGAGCTAACTGTATGTTCCCGAGAGCAGGCTTTTTATCAGTTAGTTGAATTAGGTGATATCCGTGCATAGAGCGTATAGGCATTGATATATCTCCAATTTTCATATTGTGAATGGCGTTTTCGAACGGATAAAACATTCTAAACACAGTAAAGTAGCCCAAATCGCCACCATTACCTTTTATCAAAGTGCCTTGAAAGTCGCGGTCTTGTGCCGAAGGGTCTTTTGAGTGTTTTTGAGCAAGTTCACTAAAGTCGCTACCTTTGAGAGCTTGATTTCGAACTTCAATGGCTTTATTCCATGCTTGCAATGTGTCCTGCGGAGAGCCTATGCCATCTATGCCAAATAATATATGTTTCACTCTCATATCGAAGTTGCCCCTTTGATAGGCTTCTTTTAACAGAAAGTTTTCGGCTTCTTCGTCGGTAAGGTATGGCATAGCCAATTGGTTGCGATACGTTGAAAGTTCTTTCTTAAAGCTTTCCAAAGTGTCCATACCCAACGATTTAGCTTCCATAACCTTTAGCTTAAAGTTTATGAAAAGTGGCATGTATTCATCTAAAGCCTGTTTGGTTATACCATTTTCGTCTAAATTGTTTTTATTAAACAAGCGCAAAAACTCGTCGGTATATATTTTATTGTCATCAATGGTAATGATAACTTCTTTATCTTGTGCTAATAATGAGTTTGAAGCAAGTATTAGTAATAAACTTATTAAAACTATGAAATATTTTCTCATTGTTAAAGTGTTTAGAGTTTTGTTAAATTAATAATTATCTGCTATAGTTAGGAGCTTCGCTGGTAATAGTAACATCGTGAGGGTGGTTTTCAATAATACCTGCACTTGTAATTTTAATAAACTTAGCTTTTTTAAGTTGTTCAATATTAGCTGAGCCCGTGTATCCCATACCAGCTTTAAGTCCACCAACCATTTGATGTATAACTTCTGCAAGGTTTCCTTTGTATGGCACTCTGCCAACTATTCCTTCGGGAACTAACTTTTTCATATCGTAAACGTCGTCTTGAAAGTATCTATCTTTAGAGCCACTATCCATAGCTTCCAAAGAACCCATTCCCCTGTAAACTTTGTATTTTCTGCCTTCCAAAATAATAGTACTTCCTGGCGATTCTTCAACTCCTGCAAATAGCGAGCCTGCCATAATCGACGATGCTCCGGCTGCAATAGCCTTAACTATATCGCCTGTATATCTGATGCCACCGTCGGCGATAACAGGAATGTTTCTACCTTCAAGGGCTTTGGCAACTTCGTAAACCGCCGATAGCTGAGGAACACCAATACCAGCAATAATGCGAGTTGTGCATATAGAACCGGGACCTATACCAACTTTTACGCCACTAACGCCGGCGTCGGCGAGAGCGATGGCTGCTTCGGCTGTCGCTATATTGCCACCAATTATGTCTATGTTAGGAAACTTTTTGTTTAGTTCTTTTATTATTTCAATAACCTTTTTTGAGTGTCCGTGAGCGGTATCGACAACGATAGCATCAACGCCGCTTTCGTATAAGGCGGTAACTCTTTCAATTGTATCACTTCCGGTTCCTACTGCCGCGGCAACTCTCAATTGACCTTTTGCGTCTTTACATGCGTTGGGACGAGTTTTTATTTTTATAATGTCTTTGTAGGTAATAAGTCCGACTAATCTATAATCGTCGTCAACAACAGGCAACTTTTCAATTTTGTGTTTTTGTAAAATATCCGAAGCTTTTTGCCAATCAAACTCACCTTTGGTGGTGATGAGGTTGTCTTTGGTCATTATTTCGGAAATAGGTCTATGTGTGTCGCGTTCGAACCTTAAATCGCGGTTGGTGATAATGCCTTTAAGAACCCTGTTTTCATCAATTATAGGAATACCGCCTATTTTATGCTCGCTCATCAATCTGTGTGCATCTCCAACTAAAGCATTTTCGTGAAGTGTTATGGGGTCTAATATAATTCCGTTTTCCGAACGCTTTACTTTTTTGACTTCGGAAGCTTGTTGTTCTATAGTCATGTTTTTATGCAGAACACCAATGCCACCTTCTTGTGCAATTGCAATAGCCATAACCGAATCGGTAACGGTATCCATGGCTGCCGTTACAATAGGAATATTTAACTTTATATTACGCGAAAAATAGGTGCTTACATCGGCTTGTGCGGGTAAAATTTCGGAATACGCCGGTTTAAGTAATACATCGTCGTACGTGTAACCTTCACCAACAAATTTGTCGTTTGTTATCATTGTCGCCTTTTTAGCTTGCAAAGTTAATAAAAACGGTATTAATAATTTACAAATTTGCTAAATTAACAATTATTAATTGTCTATTTCCAGTTGTATCTTGCGTTTTTATTGCCTTTTAGCCAGAAAATAAAGTTATGAAGCAGCAATATTATTTCGAATAAAGGAGTATAAAACCAGAAACCTTTTTCGTTTAGTTTTTGCATTAATTTTTTTGTCATAAAAAGCTGACTGCCCAAGCGTAAGACCATTGCTGCAATAACAATAATAGGATAATAATTCATGCAAAGCAAAAGAATTGATAATATCCAAAACAGGTAAGCACTTACTGTTTCTA
This sequence is a window from Lentimicrobiaceae bacterium. Protein-coding genes within it:
- a CDS encoding peptidylprolyl isomerase, with the protein product MRKYFIVLISLLLILASNSLLAQDKEVIITIDDNKIYTDEFLRLFNKNNLDENGITKQALDEYMPLFINFKLKVMEAKSLGMDTLESFKKELSTYRNQLAMPYLTDEEAENFLLKEAYQRGNFDMRVKHILFGIDGIGSPQDTLQAWNKAIEVRNQALKGSDFSELAQKHSKDPSAQDRDFQGTLIKGNGGDLGYFTVFRMFYPFENAIHNMKIGDISMPIRSMHGYHLIQLTDKKPALGNIQLAHIIIIKTENSDPEQNKKKANDAYNLLESGKSFGEVAKLYSDDKTTKDDGGLLPWYPVHKLMPQIIENIHTLKQNQYSKPFETQVGWHIIKLIDTQKQGSYEDEVERIRKKMVDSDRMSVIIDAFVEKVKAKHKFTENLNNVEEVATRVTDSIFTSSWKPSEAEGLNKVVFTIGDKVYTQEDLVNQLAYTQRMSAPTYIPFYVKNVYDNWMKKEVISYADMHIEDDHPNFKNLIDEYKDGILLFNLTDKMVWNKAIEDTIGLENYYKTVCNNYMLDERLQANLYTLKGNNKLLKSIENDVKKGLSCNEILKKQSLDSTQLTVKQIIIGKNDLDKWNNVKWEKGVSVSATIKNNEYHIIDVTDILPAQPQELKNIRGVIISEYQEYLDNAWIESLRKKYSVKINTAAVNNLINK
- the guaB gene encoding IMP dehydrogenase — protein: MITNDKFVGEGYTYDDVLLKPAYSEILPAQADVSTYFSRNIKLNIPIVTAAMDTVTDSVMAIAIAQEGGIGVLHKNMTIEQQASEVKKVKRSENGIILDPITLHENALVGDAHRLMSEHKIGGIPIIDENRVLKGIITNRDLRFERDTHRPISEIMTKDNLITTKGEFDWQKASDILQKHKIEKLPVVDDDYRLVGLITYKDIIKIKTRPNACKDAKGQLRVAAAVGTGSDTIERVTALYESGVDAIVVDTAHGHSKKVIEIIKELNKKFPNIDIIGGNIATAEAAIALADAGVSGVKVGIGPGSICTTRIIAGIGVPQLSAVYEVAKALEGRNIPVIADGGIRYTGDIVKAIAAGASSIMAGSLFAGVEESPGSTIILEGRKYKVYRGMGSLEAMDSGSKDRYFQDDVYDMKKLVPEGIVGRVPYKGNLAEVIHQMVGGLKAGMGYTGSANIEQLKKAKFIKITSAGIIENHPHDVTITSEAPNYSR
- a CDS encoding MoxR family ATPase translates to MQKDTEAIKDLQQKYTQLHNEINKIIIGQHDVIKKLLIAIFSKGHVLLVGVPGLAKTLMINTLARTMGMQYSRIQFTP
- a CDS encoding peptidylprolyl isomerase, with translation MKFISKSNSILIVLLSVINILALNFSKATAQEHVVIDEIVGLVGKYPVYWSDVETNKLQVQAYGEKVNECDIFEKLLLQKLYINYGEIDSVQVTDDQVESELDRRLRYYIQQFGSQQKLEEFYDKSVIEFKNELREPLRLEILAQTIEGQITSGIKASPKDAQKFFYNLPADSIPLIPSLYEIAQIVKTPKIGIEEQQEARKKLEDIKERILKGEKFSTLAVLYSEDQGSATKGGELGFFTKGIMAPEFETASFGLKNKDDISDIIKTKFGYHLIQLIEKKKDEVNVRHILIIPKVNPVALIEAARELDSIAELVRNDEIPFKDAVLKFSDDPGKVNGGYIQSQYTGNTLLSAEEFDPKMFFVVDKLNVGEISNSVQYYTEDGTSAFRLLYLVSRTEPHKASLDTDFNIIQQWALEEKKGKAIAKWVQANSKNAYIKIGDRYKDCKLKYNWNVKQ